From a single Streptomyces sp. 1331.2 genomic region:
- a CDS encoding GNAT family N-acetyltransferase — MTWLPADFVHPVHVPLPGGGYHLRPISGADTELDYPAVMGSRERLWAIYGEAWGWPAATMTYQQDLDDLVRHEREIAAHVSFNYALFDAAETALLGCVYIDPPQKAGSDAEISWWVVDDRVGTELERALDSLVPTWIAEEWPFRRPCLIGSEVSWQEWLARPAAAGA; from the coding sequence ATGACTTGGCTGCCTGCGGATTTCGTCCATCCCGTCCACGTCCCGCTGCCGGGCGGCGGCTACCACCTGCGTCCGATCTCCGGGGCCGACACCGAGCTCGACTACCCGGCGGTGATGGGCTCCCGGGAACGGCTCTGGGCCATCTACGGCGAGGCCTGGGGCTGGCCCGCCGCCACCATGACGTACCAGCAGGACCTGGACGACCTGGTCCGGCACGAGCGGGAGATCGCCGCTCACGTGTCGTTCAACTACGCGCTGTTCGACGCGGCGGAGACGGCCCTGCTCGGCTGCGTCTACATCGACCCGCCGCAGAAGGCCGGTTCGGACGCCGAGATCTCCTGGTGGGTGGTGGACGACCGGGTCGGCACCGAGTTGGAGCGGGCCCTGGACTCGCTCGTCCCCACCTGGATCGCCGAGGAGTGGCCCTTCCGGCGGCCCTGCCTGATCGGCAGCGAGGTCTCCTGGCAGGAGTGGCTGGCCCGGCCCGCGGCCGCCGGTGCGTAG
- a CDS encoding FAD-dependent monooxygenase, producing MSGPLDGPVNGPDVDVLIVGAGPVGLALAYELRLHDVTVLVVDGAGRVGPVRSMGLHPRTLAMLDRRGLLEDFRKAQAGEPDLARFRGGYAGIFLLGQDDPAAEQPHGLGMSREFIRTVYRHRLAVPDEPVRYHCEFVDYTETADGLIVRLDGTHGTDGTNGTGAPELIRTRYLVGCDGGGSLVRRRAGIGFPGTEASVTARLGMIRIEVDPPVEMGWRRTPSGWIAGLPFGRIMTYEWEPPPDPELPMTTAELQASIERVLGRSVTVTEHDPGTMSRFGDSARQAERYRHGRVFLAGDAAHIHLPVGGQGVNLGLQDAMNLGWKLAAACQGWAPPGLLDSYHAERHPVGAAVVQNTRAQSALMRPGPQTDALRELFGRLLTDFAAVNAMISEQITGVGLRYPAGPGDHPAVGSFPEDRPLTVAGRPTRLVELLHPAHGLLLECRAAPGLAPAAEPWSGRVRHLRVEAQDPLPAAVLLRPDGFVAWATDRPLVAGEDVEALRTALSRWFGEPPVPGTAAASSRGAAR from the coding sequence ATGAGCGGTCCCCTGGACGGTCCGGTGAACGGCCCGGACGTCGACGTGCTGATCGTGGGGGCCGGGCCGGTGGGGCTGGCCCTGGCGTACGAACTCCGGTTGCACGACGTGACGGTGCTGGTCGTCGACGGTGCGGGGCGGGTCGGCCCGGTGCGCAGCATGGGGCTGCACCCGCGCACCCTGGCCATGCTCGACCGCCGGGGCCTGCTGGAGGACTTCCGGAAGGCGCAGGCCGGGGAGCCCGATCTGGCCCGGTTCCGCGGCGGCTACGCGGGCATCTTCCTGCTCGGGCAGGACGATCCGGCCGCCGAGCAGCCGCACGGCCTGGGCATGTCACGCGAGTTCATCCGCACCGTGTACCGCCACCGGCTGGCCGTACCGGACGAACCGGTCCGCTACCACTGCGAGTTCGTCGACTACACGGAGACCGCGGACGGGCTCATCGTCCGGCTCGACGGCACCCACGGGACCGACGGAACCAACGGCACCGGCGCCCCGGAGCTGATCAGGACGCGCTACCTCGTCGGGTGCGACGGCGGCGGCAGCCTCGTGCGCCGCCGGGCCGGCATCGGCTTCCCCGGCACCGAGGCGTCGGTCACGGCCCGACTCGGCATGATCCGCATCGAGGTGGATCCGCCCGTCGAGATGGGCTGGCGCCGCACCCCCTCGGGGTGGATCGCCGGCCTGCCGTTCGGCCGGATCATGACCTACGAATGGGAGCCGCCGCCCGATCCGGAGCTGCCCATGACGACCGCCGAGCTGCAGGCGAGCATCGAGCGCGTCCTGGGCCGGTCCGTCACCGTCACCGAGCACGACCCGGGCACGATGTCCCGGTTCGGCGACAGCGCGCGGCAGGCCGAACGGTACCGGCACGGCCGGGTGTTCCTGGCCGGCGACGCCGCCCACATCCACCTGCCGGTCGGCGGGCAGGGCGTCAACCTCGGCCTGCAGGACGCCATGAACCTGGGCTGGAAGCTGGCCGCGGCCTGCCAGGGCTGGGCCCCGCCCGGTCTGTTGGACAGCTACCACGCCGAACGGCACCCGGTCGGGGCCGCCGTCGTCCAGAACACCCGGGCGCAGAGCGCCCTGATGCGACCCGGGCCGCAAACCGACGCGCTGCGCGAACTGTTCGGCCGGCTGCTCACCGACTTCGCGGCCGTCAACGCGATGATCAGCGAACAGATCACCGGTGTGGGCCTCCGCTACCCGGCCGGGCCCGGCGACCATCCCGCCGTCGGGTCCTTCCCCGAGGACCGCCCGCTGACGGTCGCCGGCCGGCCGACCCGACTGGTTGAGTTGCTCCACCCCGCGCACGGCCTGCTGCTGGAGTGCCGTGCGGCCCCGGGGCTGGCGCCGGCCGCGGAGCCGTGGTCCGGCCGGGTGCGCCACCTGCGCGTGGAGGCACAGGATCCGCTCCCCGCCGCCGTGCTGCTGCGCCCCGACGGCTTCGTCGCCTGGGCCACCGACCGTCCGCTCGTCGCCGGGGAGGACGTCGAGGCCCTGCGGACCGCGCTCTCCCGCTGGTTCGGCGAGCCGCCGGTGCCGGGCACCGCCGCGGCGTCCTCACGGGGAGCGGCCAGGTGA
- a CDS encoding SDR family oxidoreductase: MTGPEGRTAVVTGAGRGIGRAIALRLAAEGAVVAVHYGTDESAAAETVRRIRAAGGRAFAVRARFGEPGDARTLWAGVDAGLAALGLAGGVDILVNNAGVTSGDLRATTPEEFDRVFAVNVKAPFFVVREGLDRLREDGRIVNVSSVATRVAYPQRMVYAMTKGALETFGLALAKELGPRGITVNTVSPGVIETDLTESALRDDAARARTAAWSVFDRVGRTADVTAVVAFLVSPEAGWVTGQVIDASGGLGL; encoded by the coding sequence GTGACCGGACCGGAGGGCAGGACCGCGGTGGTCACCGGCGCCGGCCGCGGCATCGGCCGCGCCATCGCACTGCGGCTCGCAGCCGAGGGCGCAGTGGTCGCCGTGCACTACGGCACCGACGAGTCGGCGGCCGCGGAGACGGTCCGCCGGATCCGCGCCGCCGGAGGCCGGGCCTTCGCGGTCCGGGCGCGGTTCGGCGAGCCTGGCGACGCCCGGACGCTCTGGGCGGGCGTGGACGCCGGGCTCGCCGCGCTGGGGCTGGCCGGCGGCGTCGACATCCTGGTCAACAACGCGGGCGTCACCTCCGGCGACCTCCGCGCCACCACGCCCGAGGAGTTCGACCGGGTGTTCGCGGTGAACGTCAAGGCCCCGTTTTTCGTCGTACGCGAGGGCCTGGACCGGCTGCGCGAGGACGGACGGATCGTCAACGTCTCCTCGGTTGCCACCCGGGTCGCCTATCCGCAGCGAATGGTCTACGCGATGACCAAGGGAGCGTTGGAGACCTTCGGCCTGGCTCTGGCGAAGGAGCTGGGTCCACGCGGGATCACCGTCAACACCGTCTCCCCCGGCGTGATCGAGACCGACCTGACCGAGTCGGCCCTCCGCGACGACGCCGCCCGGGCTCGCACCGCCGCGTGGTCGGTCTTCGACCGCGTCGGCCGGACGGCCGACGTCACCGCCGTCGTCGCGTTCCTCGTCTCCCCCGAAGCGGGCTGGGTGACCGGCCAGGTCATCGACGCCAGCGGGGGCCTGGGGCTCTGA
- a CDS encoding FAD-dependent oxidoreductase: MKVLVAGAGLGGLCLAHGLLRAGVDVRVHEREDGPDSRYQGFRIALNGHGLAALNACLPERLHALLAAVSGPMAGERRAVDHLLGEVRSLGRADEGTAADRYVLRRLLLAGLGDRVEFGKPVVGYTERADGTVEAHFGDGGSAVGDLLVGADGVGSAVRRQLLPGAEVVTLPGHAVLGRTPLTERFAALVPGFGTVVHGPGASMLLGRMEFRRPPRLAAAELAPDVRLPDTGDYLRWVVMPTDDLPAGPRPWAAVRGDLLALLDGWHPDLVDLVRAADVVNSSPLTVRYAEPVPHWGGSRRVTLLGDAIHVMPPSGGQGANTALRDAALLARSLTAVQRGEAELPAAVERYEQRMLEYGFAAVAESLERLPDFTPARR, from the coding sequence ATGAAGGTACTGGTGGCCGGGGCCGGACTCGGTGGGCTCTGCCTGGCGCACGGGCTGCTGCGGGCCGGTGTGGACGTCCGGGTCCACGAGCGGGAGGACGGGCCGGACAGCCGCTACCAGGGCTTCCGGATCGCCCTGAACGGGCACGGCCTGGCAGCCCTGAACGCCTGCCTGCCGGAGCGGCTGCACGCCCTGCTGGCGGCCGTCTCCGGGCCGATGGCGGGCGAACGGCGGGCCGTGGACCACCTGCTCGGGGAGGTCCGCAGCCTCGGCCGCGCGGACGAGGGCACGGCCGCCGACCGGTACGTGCTGCGCCGACTGCTGCTGGCCGGGCTCGGCGACCGCGTCGAGTTCGGCAAGCCCGTGGTCGGCTACACCGAGCGGGCGGACGGCACGGTCGAGGCGCACTTCGGGGACGGCGGCAGCGCCGTCGGCGACCTGCTGGTCGGCGCGGACGGCGTGGGCTCGGCGGTGCGCCGCCAACTGCTGCCCGGCGCCGAGGTGGTCACCCTCCCCGGCCACGCCGTCCTCGGGCGCACCCCGCTCACCGAGCGGTTCGCCGCGCTCGTCCCGGGCTTCGGCACCGTCGTGCACGGCCCCGGCGCGAGCATGCTGCTCGGCCGCATGGAGTTCCGCCGGCCGCCGCGGCTCGCGGCCGCCGAACTCGCGCCCGACGTCCGGCTGCCCGACACCGGCGACTACCTGCGCTGGGTGGTGATGCCCACCGACGACCTGCCCGCCGGGCCACGGCCCTGGGCGGCCGTCCGCGGCGACCTGCTCGCCCTGCTCGACGGCTGGCACCCGGACCTCGTGGACCTGGTCCGCGCGGCCGACGTCGTCAACAGCTCTCCATTGACGGTCCGTTACGCCGAGCCGGTGCCGCACTGGGGCGGCAGCCGCCGGGTCACCCTGCTCGGGGACGCGATCCACGTCATGCCGCCCAGCGGCGGCCAGGGCGCCAACACCGCCCTGCGGGACGCCGCGCTGCTCGCCCGCTCGCTCACCGCCGTCCAGCGGGGCGAGGCCGAACTCCCGGCCGCCGTCGAGCGCTACGAGCAGCGGATGCTGGAGTACGGCTTCGCGGCCGTCGCCGAAAGCCTGGAGCGCCTGCCGGACTTCACCCCTGCGCGCCGGTGA
- a CDS encoding DUF4360 domain-containing protein, which translates to MLLRALAAAAVAAATLSGPSAFGLDSLPTPPDRIVIDVATVNGSGCPAGTAAVAVSPDNTAFTVTYSSYLAQVGLGSKPTDFRKNCQLNLRVHVPQGFTYAIASADYRGYAHLEKGASGTQRAGYYFQGLPDTSYQNHRFDGPKDDNWQATDTVDVQALVFAPCGEERNFNINTELRVSPGSSDPTRTTSFMTMDSTDGDINTVYHLAWKHCP; encoded by the coding sequence ATGCTGCTCCGTGCGCTGGCCGCCGCGGCCGTCGCCGCCGCCACGCTGTCCGGCCCGTCGGCCTTCGGCCTCGACTCGCTCCCGACCCCGCCGGACCGGATCGTCATCGACGTCGCGACGGTCAACGGCTCCGGCTGTCCGGCGGGAACGGCCGCCGTGGCCGTCTCCCCGGACAACACCGCCTTCACCGTCACGTACAGCAGCTACCTCGCCCAGGTGGGGCTGGGGTCCAAGCCGACCGACTTCCGGAAGAACTGCCAGCTCAACCTGCGGGTGCACGTCCCGCAGGGCTTCACCTACGCGATCGCCTCCGCCGACTACCGCGGCTACGCCCACCTGGAGAAGGGCGCCAGCGGCACCCAGCGGGCCGGCTACTACTTCCAGGGCCTGCCCGACACCTCCTACCAGAACCACCGCTTCGACGGCCCGAAGGACGACAACTGGCAGGCGACCGACACCGTCGACGTCCAGGCCCTGGTCTTCGCCCCCTGCGGCGAGGAGCGGAACTTCAACATCAACACCGAGCTGCGGGTCAGCCCCGGCAGCTCGGACCCGACCCGCACCACCAGCTTCATGACCATGGACTCGACGGACGGCGACATCAACACCGTCTACCACCTCGCCTGGAAGCACTGCCCCTGA